A window of the Bacteroidia bacterium genome harbors these coding sequences:
- a CDS encoding ribonuclease HI, which translates to MEKINIYTDGSCRGNPGPGGWGAILLIDGKEILLSEQVTYTTNQKMELMGAIKALDYAQKNLDCEFKKVVIYTDSAYLFRCWKEKWWKKWIYNGWINSSKEPVANKELWVSLVPWFKNEEFSIVKVKGHQDNKYNNMADLLATGKLLPTKE; encoded by the coding sequence ATGGAAAAAATTAATATTTATACAGATGGTAGTTGTCGTGGTAATCCAGGCCCAGGTGGTTGGGGTGCCATTTTACTAATTGATGGAAAAGAAATTCTTTTATCAGAACAAGTAACCTATACAACAAATCAAAAAATGGAGTTAATGGGCGCCATTAAAGCTTTAGATTACGCCCAAAAAAATCTAGATTGTGAGTTTAAGAAAGTTGTAATATATACTGATTCAGCTTATTTATTTAGATGTTGGAAAGAAAAATGGTGGAAAAAATGGATATATAATGGTTGGATAAATAGTTCAAAAGAACCAGTTGCAAACAAAGAGTTGTGGGTTTCACTTGTTCCTTGGTTTAAAAACGAAGAATTTTCAATCGTTAAAGTAAAAGGACATCAAGACAATAAATATAATAACATGGCCGATTTACTTGCTACTGGCAAATTGTTGCCAACAAAAGAATAA